One region of Acidovorax sp. T1 genomic DNA includes:
- the yihA gene encoding ribosome biogenesis GTP-binding protein YihA/YsxC: MTTTSTAPVAGTLAPAPDAKIAMGWMHTARFLTTAAQLHHLPPIDVPEIAFVGRSNAGKSTCINTLTQQKQLAYASKKPGRTQHINLFSLGKQGVTDAVLADLPGYGYAAVSRSDKVRWQQVMVNYLVSRPGLTGIVLLCDPRLGLTELDEALLEVVRPRVEEGLKFLIVLTKADKLTRAEQAKILSITRLHAGGGEVKMFSALKKQGVDEVAQLLWQWAHPVLPAGEAPEAAPEPAPAAPEDSQPN; the protein is encoded by the coding sequence ATGACGACAACCTCCACCGCGCCAGTTGCTGGCACCCTTGCGCCCGCACCCGACGCCAAGATCGCCATGGGCTGGATGCACACCGCCAGGTTCCTGACCACGGCCGCGCAACTGCACCATCTGCCCCCGATCGACGTGCCCGAGATCGCCTTCGTGGGCCGTTCCAACGCCGGCAAATCCACCTGCATCAACACGCTCACACAGCAAAAGCAGCTGGCGTATGCCTCCAAGAAACCCGGCCGCACGCAGCACATCAATTTGTTCTCGCTGGGCAAGCAGGGCGTGACCGATGCGGTTCTGGCCGACCTTCCCGGCTATGGCTATGCCGCCGTGTCGCGCTCGGACAAGGTGCGCTGGCAGCAAGTGATGGTGAACTATCTGGTCAGCCGCCCCGGCCTCACAGGCATCGTGCTGCTGTGCGACCCACGCCTGGGCCTGACCGAACTGGACGAAGCCCTGCTCGAAGTGGTGCGCCCGCGCGTCGAGGAAGGCCTGAAATTCCTGATCGTGCTGACCAAGGCCGACAAGCTCACGCGCGCCGAGCAGGCCAAGATCCTGTCGATTACGCGACTGCACGCGGGCGGCGGCGAGGTGAAGATGTTCTCGGCCCTCAAGAAGCAGGGTGTGGACGAAGTGGCACAGCTGCTGTGGCAATGGGCACACCCGGTGTTGCCCGCAGGCGAGGCCCCAGAAGCAGCGCCCGAGCCCGCCCCAGCAGCCCCAGAGGATTCTCAGCCAAACTAG
- a CDS encoding c-type cytochrome produces MKLLASMLMAAALAAPAFPALSAGETPAAPTKAAKPDLVKGEASFTAVCAACHGADGNSTIAANPKLSQQHPEYLLKQLKEFKSGKRNNAVMAGFASMLTEEDMKNIAYWAASKPAKAGAASDKDLVALGERIYRGGIADRQIAACAGCHSPNGAGIPAQYPRLSGQHADYTASQLKMFRDGSRANSNQMTQVAAKLNDREIKAVADYIAGLR; encoded by the coding sequence ATGAAGTTGCTCGCCTCTATGCTGATGGCTGCCGCACTGGCAGCACCCGCTTTTCCGGCCTTGTCTGCGGGCGAAACTCCCGCGGCGCCGACCAAGGCGGCCAAGCCGGACCTGGTCAAGGGCGAAGCCAGCTTCACAGCGGTGTGCGCTGCATGCCACGGGGCAGATGGCAATTCCACCATTGCGGCCAACCCGAAGCTGTCGCAGCAGCACCCGGAATATCTGCTCAAGCAGTTGAAAGAGTTCAAGTCCGGCAAGCGCAACAACGCCGTCATGGCGGGCTTTGCGTCGATGCTGACAGAAGAGGACATGAAGAACATCGCTTACTGGGCGGCTTCCAAGCCTGCCAAGGCCGGCGCCGCGTCCGACAAGGACCTGGTGGCCCTGGGTGAGCGCATCTACCGCGGCGGCATTGCAGACCGCCAGATTGCCGCCTGCGCAGGCTGCCACAGCCCCAACGGCGCCGGCATTCCGGCCCAATACCCCCGCCTGTCGGGCCAGCACGCCGACTACACGGCGTCGCAACTGAAAATGTTCCGCGACGGTTCGCGCGCCAACAGCAACCAGATGACCCAGGTGGCTGCCAAGCTCAACGACCGTGAAATCAAGGCGGTGGCCGACTACATTGCCGGTCTGCGCTGA
- a CDS encoding cytochrome c biogenesis protein ResB yields MSDTTQGVQVRSGPQALRAGIELLSSMRFAISLLTVICIASVIGTVLKQHEPAVNYVNQFGPFWAELFAAIQLNAVYSAWWFLLILAFLVVSTSLCIARNTPKILVDLKVYKENIREQSLKAFHHKAQAELGGPAEAEARRIGTLLAGGGWKVRLQQRDAAQGAGWMVAAKAGAANKIGYIAAHSAIVLICLGGLFDGDLIVRAQMLLGGKTPYAGSGLISEVKPEHRLSERNPTFRGNLVVAEGTQSSTAILSQSDGVLLQELPFAIELKKFIVEHYSTGMPKLFASEIVIHDKETGAKTPARIEVNHPASYKGVEIYQSSFDDGGSHLKLRAMPMVAGAKAFDVEGTVGGSTELVGKGGATGGEKLTLEFTALRTINVENLGGAAGATGSGVDVRKVDLRESVESRLGAANKTVTKKELRNVGPSVTYKLRDAAGQAREFHNYMLPVDTGDGVPVFLLGVRENPADPFRYLRVPADDQSSMDGFMRLHAALGDPAAREQAVRRYVAQAVEASRPELAEQLTQSALRALALFAGSNGPEGKKVGGLPAISDFMEANVPEAERARAGEVLVRILNGALFELAQLTRERAGLKPLEQSDQTQTFMTQAVLSLSDAQIYPAPLVFELKDFTQVQASVFQVARAPGKNIVYLGCALLILGVFAMLYVRERRVWVWVAPRGEQSHALMALSTNRKTMDGDREFVQLADKLIGARPH; encoded by the coding sequence ATGTCTGACACAACCCAAGGCGTTCAAGTCCGGTCTGGCCCCCAGGCCCTGCGTGCAGGCATCGAGCTGCTGTCTTCCATGCGGTTTGCCATTTCGCTGCTGACGGTGATCTGCATCGCGTCGGTCATTGGCACGGTGCTCAAGCAGCATGAGCCTGCGGTGAACTACGTCAACCAGTTCGGCCCGTTCTGGGCGGAGCTGTTTGCGGCCATCCAGCTCAATGCGGTGTACAGCGCGTGGTGGTTTTTGCTGATCCTGGCCTTTCTGGTGGTCAGCACCTCTTTGTGCATCGCCCGCAACACCCCCAAGATCCTGGTGGACCTCAAGGTCTACAAGGAAAACATCCGCGAGCAAAGCCTCAAGGCCTTCCACCACAAGGCGCAGGCCGAACTCGGCGGGCCTGCGGAAGCCGAGGCACGCCGCATTGGCACCTTGCTGGCCGGTGGTGGCTGGAAGGTGCGGCTGCAGCAGCGGGATGCGGCCCAGGGCGCGGGCTGGATGGTGGCGGCCAAGGCGGGGGCGGCCAACAAGATTGGCTACATCGCCGCGCACAGCGCCATCGTGCTCATCTGCCTGGGTGGGCTGTTCGACGGCGACCTGATCGTTCGGGCCCAAATGCTGCTGGGCGGGAAAACACCGTATGCCGGCAGTGGCCTCATTTCCGAGGTAAAGCCCGAGCACCGCCTGTCCGAGCGCAACCCCACGTTTCGCGGCAACCTGGTGGTGGCCGAGGGCACGCAGTCGAGCACCGCCATCCTGAGCCAGTCCGACGGCGTTTTGTTGCAGGAGTTGCCCTTTGCCATCGAACTCAAGAAGTTCATCGTGGAGCATTACTCCACCGGCATGCCCAAGCTGTTCGCCAGCGAGATCGTGATCCACGACAAGGAGACGGGCGCGAAAACGCCCGCCCGCATCGAGGTGAACCACCCCGCCAGCTACAAAGGGGTCGAGATCTACCAGTCGAGTTTTGACGACGGCGGCTCGCACCTCAAGTTGCGCGCCATGCCCATGGTGGCGGGGGCCAAGGCATTTGATGTCGAGGGCACGGTGGGCGGATCGACCGAGTTGGTCGGCAAGGGCGGTGCCACGGGCGGCGAAAAACTCACCCTCGAATTCACGGCCCTGCGCACGATCAATGTCGAGAACCTGGGCGGTGCAGCAGGCGCGACAGGATCGGGCGTCGATGTGCGCAAGGTCGATCTGCGCGAGTCGGTGGAGTCGCGCCTGGGTGCCGCCAACAAGACCGTGACCAAGAAAGAGCTGCGCAATGTGGGCCCCAGCGTGACGTACAAGCTGCGCGATGCGGCCGGTCAGGCGCGCGAGTTCCACAACTACATGCTGCCTGTGGACACCGGCGATGGGGTGCCCGTGTTTTTGCTGGGGGTGCGCGAGAACCCCGCCGATCCGTTCCGTTACCTGCGGGTTCCTGCCGACGACCAAAGCTCCATGGACGGGTTCATGCGCCTTCATGCTGCGCTGGGTGACCCGGCGGCGCGTGAGCAGGCCGTGCGCCGTTATGTGGCGCAGGCGGTGGAGGCGTCGCGCCCCGAACTGGCCGAGCAGCTGACGCAGTCCGCGTTGCGGGCGCTGGCGCTGTTTGCCGGCAGCAACGGGCCCGAGGGCAAAAAGGTGGGCGGCTTGCCGGCCATTTCTGATTTCATGGAAGCCAATGTGCCCGAGGCCGAACGCGCGCGTGCCGGCGAGGTGCTGGTGCGCATCCTGAACGGCGCCCTGTTCGAGCTGGCCCAGCTCACGCGTGAGCGTGCTGGCCTCAAGCCACTGGAACAGAGTGACCAGACACAGACATTCATGACGCAGGCGGTGCTGTCGCTCAGTGATGCGCAGATCTACCCGGCGCCGCTGGTTTTTGAGCTCAAGGACTTCACCCAGGTGCAGGCCAGCGTTTTTCAGGTGGCGCGCGCCCCTGGCAAAAACATTGTCTACCTGGGCTGTGCCTTGCTGATTCTGGGTGTTTTTGCCATGCTTTACGTGCGCGAGCGCCGCGTATGGGTGTGGGTGGCACCGCGGGGGGAGCAGTCGCACGCTCTGATGGCGCTGTCCACCAATCGCAAGACCATGGACGGCGACCGGGAGTTCGTCCAGCTCGCTGACAAACTGATCGGGGCTCGTCCCCACTGA
- the ccsB gene encoding c-type cytochrome biogenesis protein CcsB, translated as MNTATTTISLNEGFFSRRNWFDWLFAAIVATGGLYALQRYGSYMDVYEKGILLAAIPCTVWLGWFWRPLRVLMLVVVALALVAIGLYQQDGAGSLARAETVFGLKYFLSSQSAILWMSMLFFMSTAFYWMGMFARGEGHTLSLIGSRIAWVAVGMALIGTLVRWYESYLIGSDVGHIPVSNLYEVFVMFCWMTAAFYLYYEQQYGTRALGGFVMLVVSAAVGFLLWYTVVREAHEIQPLVPALQSWWMKLHVPANFIGYGTFALAAMVAFAYLIKQQASETRWYKLAPLWLLGVVLCFEPIVFRQGATESGGSYWMVYFGVSALIVAGILLGRKRIAARLPSFEILDDVMYKSIAVGFAFFTIATVLGALWAAEAWGGYWSWDPKETWALIVWLNYAAWLHMRLMKGLRGTVSAWWALVGLVVTTFAFLGVNMFLSGLHSYGTL; from the coding sequence ATGAATACCGCCACCACCACCATCTCTCTGAACGAGGGGTTCTTTTCCCGCCGCAACTGGTTCGACTGGCTGTTCGCCGCCATCGTGGCCACGGGGGGGCTGTATGCGCTGCAACGCTATGGCAGCTACATGGATGTGTACGAAAAAGGCATCCTGCTGGCTGCCATTCCCTGCACCGTGTGGCTGGGCTGGTTCTGGCGCCCGCTGCGGGTCTTGATGCTGGTGGTGGTGGCGCTAGCCCTGGTGGCCATCGGTCTGTACCAGCAAGATGGCGCGGGCAGCCTGGCACGGGCCGAGACCGTGTTCGGCCTCAAATACTTTTTGTCCAGCCAGTCGGCCATTTTGTGGATGAGCATGCTCTTTTTCATGAGCACGGCGTTTTACTGGATGGGCATGTTTGCGCGTGGCGAAGGCCACACCCTGAGCCTGATTGGTTCGCGCATTGCGTGGGTGGCCGTGGGCATGGCGCTTATTGGCACACTGGTGCGCTGGTACGAAAGCTACCTTATCGGCAGCGATGTCGGCCACATCCCGGTGAGCAACCTCTACGAAGTGTTCGTGATGTTCTGCTGGATGACGGCGGCGTTCTATCTGTACTACGAACAGCAGTACGGCACGCGCGCTCTGGGCGGTTTCGTGATGCTGGTGGTCAGCGCGGCCGTGGGCTTTTTGCTCTGGTACACCGTGGTGCGCGAGGCGCACGAGATCCAGCCCCTGGTGCCCGCCCTCCAGAGCTGGTGGATGAAGCTGCATGTGCCCGCCAACTTCATCGGCTACGGCACCTTCGCGCTGGCGGCCATGGTGGCCTTTGCCTACCTGATCAAGCAGCAGGCCAGCGAAACCCGCTGGTACAAGCTGGCGCCGCTGTGGCTGCTGGGCGTGGTGCTGTGCTTTGAGCCCATCGTTTTCCGCCAGGGCGCAACCGAGAGCGGCGGCAGCTACTGGATGGTCTATTTCGGCGTTTCTGCCCTCATCGTGGCGGGCATTCTGCTGGGCCGCAAGCGCATTGCGGCGCGCCTGCCGTCGTTCGAGATCCTGGACGATGTGATGTACAAATCCATCGCTGTGGGCTTTGCCTTCTTCACCATTGCCACCGTGCTGGGCGCCCTGTGGGCCGCCGAGGCCTGGGGCGGCTACTGGAGCTGGGACCCCAAGGAAACCTGGGCGCTGATCGTCTGGCTCAACTACGCGGCCTGGCTGCACATGCGCCTCATGAAGGGCCTGCGCGGCACCGTGTCGGCCTGGTGGGCGCTGGTGGGGCTGGTGGTGACCACGTTCGCGTTTCTGGGCGTGAACATGTTCCTGAGCGGCCTGCACAGCTACGGCACGCTCTGA